In the Purpureocillium takamizusanense chromosome 5, complete sequence genome, one interval contains:
- a CDS encoding uncharacterized protein (COG:S~EggNog:ENOG503NYZ7) encodes MTSTRPMQHIEREDLYTNLEQRILYLHSFLDFSSRDIEALITGAKYVRQLIPAVVNIVYKKLLQYDITARAFTTRSTSFEGPVDEVPGEDSPQILHRKMFLRAYLAKLCSDPSRMEFWEYLDKVGMMHVGLGRRHPLHIEYVHLGACLGFIQDIMTEAILSHPRMHLSRKTALVKALNKVIWIQNDLMAKWHVRDGVEFEAVGDSEAAAAGLDIEIEPEGYLHGRKILDDVDEDEEERKDAKQMQEGEGERDTKRNGGSGGGVRKGSLPEGVCPFTGLAASPSKVAAPAGRARERERAEAEAAAAGPVTA; translated from the exons atgacgtcgacgcgccccATGCAGCACATTGAGCGCGAGGACCTGTACACGAACCTCGAGCAGCGTATCCTCTACCTGCACTCGTTTCTCGACTTTTCCAGCC GCGACATCGAGGCACTCATCACGGGCGCCAAGTACGTCAGGCAGCTGATACCGGCCGTGGTCAACATCGTGTacaagaagctgctgcagTACGACAtcacggcgcgggcgtttACGACGCGCAGCACGTCGTTTGagggccccgtcgacgaggtgccgGGCGAGGACAGCCCGCAGATCCTGCACCGCAAGATGTTCCTGCGCGCGTACCTGGCCAAGCTGTGCTCGGACCCCAGCAGGATGGAGTTTTGGGAGTACCTAGACAAGGTTGG GATGAtgcacgtcggcctcgggaGGAGGCATCCCCTGCACATCGAGTACGTCCACCTGGGCGCCTGCCTGGGCTTCATCCAGGACATCATGACCGAGGCCATCCTGTCGCACCCGCGGATGCACCTATCGCGCAAGACGGCGCTGGTCAAGGCCCTCAACAAGGTCATCTGGATCCAGAACGACCTCATGGCCAAGTGGCACGTCCGCGACGGGGTCGAGTTCGAGGCGGTCGGGGacagcgaggccgccgccgctggcctgGACATTGAGATTGAGCCCGAGGGATACCTGCACGGCAGGAAGATACTggacgacgttgacgaggatgaggaagagAGAAAGGACGCGAAGCAGATGCAGGAAGgagagggggaaagggaCACAAAGAGaaacggcggcagcggcggcggtgtgcGGAAGGGGAGCCTACCTGAGGGCGTGTGCCCATTCACCGGTCTggcagcctcgccgtccaaggtggcggcaccggcgggcagggcgagggagagggagagagccgaggcggaggcggcggcagctgggccAGTGACGGCGTAG
- a CDS encoding Oligo-1,6-glucosidase (EggNog:ENOG503NU69~CAZy:GH13~COG:G): MGSNSLEWDVESGHVGPTPWWKDATFYQVYPASFKDSNGDGWGDLPGLISEVDYLHELGVDVVWVSPIFESPQKDMGYDVSDYQSIYAPYGTVEDVDLLVKECHSRRMKVILDLVVNHTSIEHAWFKESRSSKRNPKRDWYIWKPARYDEQGIQHPPTNWRGYFAGSTWTWDERTQEYYLHLYAADQPDLNWENADCREAIYEETMRFWLERGVDGFRIDTVNKYSKRQDFVDAPITDPESPHQPAPEMWCNGPRIHEFIKEMTRKALAPYKAVSVGELSNTPHPSQVIPYVSAAAQELDMVFEFSVIRLGTGNGFGAKYLYQPYPLTKLKSLTETWQSFIEGTDAWATAFIENHDNGRAISRFGDASTPELWLRSGQAIALWQATLSGTLFLYQGQEIGMVNMPSSWGMDEYRDIESRNFYAEAAASGSQERLEGTVRGLQILARDHSRMPFQWSDAPHAGFTTGGARPWMRVHDNYRSVNAARQSRDPHSILSFYKRALKLRREHGDVFVHGSFRLMARDDEALFAYVKESAAVVSSSSGAAAAGGGGGKPPRKKAVVVLNMSAETRPCVDVAGAMQCAGDGADVRLLVGTLGDEASAGGSGGPTTAKGVSLPPLAAWEGRVYVNY, translated from the coding sequence AATGGGACGTCGAGAGCGGCCACGTAGGCCCGACGCCGTGGTGGAAGGATGCTACCTTCTACCAGGTGTACCCGGCGAGCTTCAAGGActccaacggcgacggctggggcGACCTCCCGGGTCTCATTTCTGAAGTGGACTACCTTCACGAGCTCGGGGTCGACGTGGTCTGGGTGTCTCCAATCTTCGAGAGCCCGCAGAAGGACATGGGCTACGACGTATCCGACTATCAGTCCATCTACGCGCCGTacggcaccgtcgaggacgtaGATCTTCTCGTCAAGGAGTGTCACTCGAGACGCATGAAGGTCATTCTCGACCTCGTGGTCAATCACACGTCCATCGAGCACGCGTGGTTCAAAGAGTCCCGGTCATCCAAGAGAAACCCCAAGCGCGACTGGTACATCTGGAAGCCGGCGCGGTACGACGAGCAAGGCATCCAGCACCCGCCCACGAACTGGCGCGGCTACTTTGCCGGCTCAACGTGGACGTGGGACGAGCGCACGCAGGAGTACTACCTGCACCTATACGCGGCGGACCAGCCGGACCTAAACTGGGAGAACGCGGACTGCCGCGAGGCCATCTACGAGGAGACGATGCGCTTCTGGTTAGAGCGCGGGGTGGACGGCTTCCGGATCGACACGGTCAACAAGTACTCGAAGCGGCAGGACTTTGTCGACGCGCCCATTACCGACCCCGAGTCGCCTCaccagccggcgccggagatGTGGTGCAACGGACCCCGCATCCACGAATTCATCAAGGAGATGACGCGCAAGGCGCTGGCCCCTTACAAGGCCGTCTCGGTAGGCGAGCTGTCCAATACGCCGCACCCGTCGCAGGTGATTCCATacgtctcggcggcggcgcaggagctcgACATGGTGTTTGAGTTTTCTGTGATTCGGTTGGGTACGGGCAACGGCTTCGGGGCAAAGTACCTGTATCAGCCGTACCCGCTGACGAAGCTCAAGAGCTTGACGGAGACGTGGCAGAGCTTCATCGAGGGCACGGacgcgtgggcgacggcgtttaTCGAAAACCACGACAACGGGCGGGCTATTAGCCGGTTCGGAgacgcgtcgacgccggAGTTGTGGTTGCGGTCGGGCCAGGCGATTGCGCTGTGGCAGGCGACGCTGTCGGGGACGCTGTTCCTGTACCAGGGCCAGGAGATTGGCATGGTCAACATGCCGAGCAGCTGGGGCATGGACGAGTACCGGGACATTGAGAGCCGCAACTTTtacgccgaggcggcggcgtcgggcagCCAGGAGCGGCTCGAGGGGACGGTCAGGGGCCTGCAGATCCTGGCACGGGATCACTCGCGGATGCCGTTTCAGTGGAGCGACGCGCCGCATGCGGGCTtcaccaccggcggcgcgaggccgtgGATGCGCGTGCACGACAACTACCGGTCCGTCaacgcggcgcggcagtCGCGCGACCCGCACTCTATCCTGAGCTTCTACAAGAGGGCGCTCAAGCTGCGCAGGGAGCACGGCGACGTGTTTGTCCACGGGTCGTTTAGGCTCATGGcgcgggacgacgaggcgctctTTGCGTACGTCAAGGAGAGCGCCGcggtggtgtcgtcgtcgtcaggggcagcagcagcaggaggaggaggaggcaagccgccgcgcaagAAGGCAGTCGTGGTGCTCAACATGAGCGCCGAGACGAGGCCGTGCGTGGACGTGGCCGGGGCGATGCAgtgcgccggcgacggcgcggacgtcaggctgctggtcggcacgttgggcgacgaggcgtccGCGGGCGGGTCAggcggcccgacgacggccaagggTGTGTCGTTGCCcccgctggcggcgtgggagggGCGCGTGTATGTGAACTATTAG